In Aedes albopictus strain Foshan chromosome 3, AalbF5, whole genome shotgun sequence, the genomic window GTTTCTGACAGATCCCTACAGCTGCGACATCTACCATTTCTGCGAGGAAAAAGACACCGCGTCATCCGTATACAAATGTCCGAAAAATTACGTATTCAACCCGGAAACAAACCTATGTAAACGCCAACTGCAGGAAAGCGACTGCATGAAAGTGGAGTGTTCACCGGGAGTAACATTTTCCGCTTACGGAACCAGCAAACGATTCTTCGGATACTGTAGATACAGCTCTGGACCATATCCATACGAAAAGGAGATCCACAGGTGTCCCGAGGGAACGGAATTCACCGGGAAGAAATGCGCCTTCCAGTGCCCTGCCGAAGGAAGGTTCGCCAACACCTCGAACGAGAGAGGCTACTACGAATGCTACTACTCGGATGATGAAGAATTGGTGGCCGTCTCCCAAATGTGTCCAGCTGACAAAGTATATAGTGCGGAACTGTCCACGTGTATTCAACAAGTTACAACTACGCCCGCAACAACTACTGGTTTGTGATATGGGAAATGATGCTATCACTGAAACATTATACATGGAATGATTTTATGATGAATATAATCCACAACTACTAGGtccaaaaagtaaaaaaaagtcgAAAGTAATTCATACCAGACATTTATTATCGTTAACTTAAGCAGCAGCAAACAAATAAAGAAGACACTAATTTGATTTATCCTTctgcgccacacaccgttcttttgCACACCCCCAAAGATGGCCCAAAGCACCCGATTCTCGAGCACTTCGAGTGTTCCTCCGGCATAGTgcaggtctcgtgcccgtagaaaaTCTCCGATCAtatcaacgttttgtacatgatTACATTTGCTGCGAGAggaaatctttttcgatcgcagaTTCTTGTAGagtccatagtaggcccgactttcactgatgaggcgccttcgtatttcgcggcaaacgttgttgtctgccgttgATAAGAAACCGAGGAAGACGAAGTCCTCAGCCACCTCGAAAGTGTCCGGTCCCCGGCTATCATAACACTGCTACCTAGGATTGTTCTGTCGATCGCAAATCcgtctgccagcatgtacttcgtgTTTGACGCGGttaccatcagtccgacctttgctgtttcgcgtttctggtgggtgtacagttctgccacctttccaaatgtacagtcgagactcttataagatcactggtcggggggcggaataggaatccgcttaataggagactaagagcttacgTGATTTCgactttttgggggtgtggcctattatctcgagtGTGTTAAGCGTTAGCgcaattctttcttcggcaaagttttagggcttgataagatctaccatttagaactttggttcgtatgattagttggcaacttggccgctggAGGGACCATCAaaagtttgatgctaaattgcactacaggaaccatatcaggttgtcaagcaaacgttacgatatgtgaCAGCTCAAGACACTGGTAATTTGGAAggacttcggaaaagttgttgggtacgccaataacttactgacgatgagttgcgaagttcgaaattcctccactgggtggccctacccgagcagaggaaaatatcaaaataataataacggaatcacaaaacctgtttttatatctcggtttgttattttcaacttattaagtcatcaccgtttcataacatgttctgttgggcaatcatattttgttatgatcatgccCTTGGTATAttatctttaaattacatttcaataacatgttttgttgtatgtagcacaagttcagttattattgtgtcattgagactagtacaaatatttgatcattaatattacaacataactagctttgcaatacaccattcgagattttcgttgttcacagcattccgtgaggaactgtaagagaaaatattattttgtcatcagttcctcttcttactgacattacgttgcagtgccaacttatcagccttttgttttataagcactttgaaaggcatacctgttttttgtcccagtttctgttagatatgaatacgaaaatagagagtgtaatagagtgttagccattttatgaaacattttggatcaactggtggaattcaatgacgaacaacacattttcgacaaaaatgtaaaaaaaaacaagtcatcaagaactccattgattatttttagacgttttatttttattgatttcactgcatcgagattaactaggataaatgtgtcaatcaatgaggtaataatgtaaattaatcttataaacaatgaaccacctaataaagggtttcaaaacgacggtagtttcatcgtaagttgtttggaaaataaacgagaactattgtttctctccttgtttctctctgttttcgataagaaatcgcttgcgacaacaatagcgtcccaattatgaatgaaacatttaacattagatcctattgttgcgtatcccattgaatgcatatgggactttggaggagttcctatttgcaacagaaaaaaagcaaaatttgttttcagattgttatcaataacgtattcatatcaaaatttgttattgaaatattttcaaaattcgctgttattaagttgttattgaaactaacaaaacatgctattaaacaggtcttccaggaccatttttttgttataatatttgttattttgcgcttatgacagacaagtttataacaggatatgttatgtaaataacataaaaataactctttccgctactcagttatttttccaaaataacacattttattatgctgttgctattctcttctgctcgggtagtgagcaagtaaattttcctGATTCCTGAACttagaagacaccaactttctaagttgtcAATATTCTTTGCtatgaaatttcttaaatttgcatgttcactaacgccgcctagtggcagaattgcgaaacaagtgcttatttttatgtaagttcggcaccaacatttcaaaagggcgtaactgcttttgcaaccaatgccttctcacagagctgtgggtcgtatttcattcatctcacgcaattcacatccattaatcgaaagaggaggattttatctttctatttgtgctagtggattgctcgagagggatgggatacgctccacagctttgtgagaaggcattggttgtaaatgcagttacgcccttttgaaatgttggtgccgagtttatggcatactgatcaacttttccaaagacaccaactttctaagttatcgggggtagcgacactagttttgccaagccaaaaagccccaaaaaagtcgaaaaaagacgaataaaaccggtaaa contains:
- the LOC109417371 gene encoding uncharacterized protein LOC109417371 — encoded protein: MLPLVLVGFALLQLSSQQEVPGVLQERSQQAGLRSNFSSNEETCDGTRYFSTCGGCNLVKVCLGENMDWHYCQDMSLDKPYCNNGECSTTPEFIENCPYIFKYCIGSGYYPDPYSCDIYHFCEEKDTASSVYKCPKNYVFNPETNLCKRQLQESDCMKVECSPGVTFSAYGTSKRFFGYCRYSSGPYPYEKEIHRCPEGTEFTGKKCAFQCPAEGRFANTSNERGYYECYYSDDEELVAVSQMCPADKVYSAELSTCIQQVTTTPATTTGL